The Monomorium pharaonis isolate MP-MQ-018 chromosome 5, ASM1337386v2, whole genome shotgun sequence genome includes a window with the following:
- the LOC105838975 gene encoding mitotic-spindle organizing protein 1, producing the protein MPEPVNHQVNAARKTFQTLYQISKLLNTNLDPTTLSICIRLCENGVNPHALAGVVKELQREVKEMNTDTQLTDASINKTNATK; encoded by the coding sequence ATGCCGGAGCCTGTGAATCACCAGGTGAACGCCGCTCGTAAAACGTTCCAAACTCTCTATCAAATCTCGAAGCTGCTGAATACGAATCTCGACCCAACTACTCTGAGCATCTGCATCAGGCTTTGCGAGAACGGGGTGAATCCGCATGCCCTCGCTGGCGTGGTGAAAGAGCTCCAGCGCGAGGTCAAGGAGATGAATACTGACACGCAGCTGACAGATGCATCCATTAACAAAACCAATGCGACCAAGTAA
- the LOC105838974 gene encoding LDLR chaperone boca, translated as MELRIISWILGLFILVMAMTSAAKEQKKKSWRDKDIRDMTDADLEHLLEQWEENDEPLEPDELPEHLRPAPKIDVSKLDLKNPESVLKATKKGKSVMMFVNLDPSILEEQADITTRIWQTGLQNNHITVERYPIENKRYIFMFHDGAQAIESKNYLLQQPEIAHITIEGQTYYPPLSKGQNFIVDESLKKPSTEKSEL; from the exons atggaATTGAGGATAATTTCCTGGATCTTGGGCCTGTTTATACTCGTGATGGCGATGACGTCGGCTGCTaaggaacaaaaaaagaaatcttggCGTGACAAGGATATACGAGACATGACGGACGCTGACCTGGAACATCTGCTGGAACAGTGGGAA GAAAACGATGAACCTTTGGAACCAGACGAGTTGCCAGAACACCTGAGACCTGCTCCAAAGATAGATGTATCCAAG TTAGACTTAAAAAATCCAGAGAGCGTACTGAAAGCAACAAAGAAGGGAAAAAGCGTTATGATGTTCGTAAATCTTGATCCAAGTATCTTAGAAGAGCAAGCCGACATCACGACGCGTATCTGGCAAACTGGTCTACAAAACAATCATATTACTGTAGAAAG ATATCCGATTGAAAATAAACGTTACATATTCATGTTCCACGACGGAGCTCAGGCTATCGAAAGTAAAAACTATTTGCTGCAACAACCTGAAATAGCTCATATCACTATCGAAGGGCAGACATATTATCCGCCATTATCAAAG GGACAAAACTTCATCGTCGACGAGTCATTGAAAAAGCCAAGCACAGAGAAAAGCGAGCTTTGA
- the LOC105838973 gene encoding uncharacterized protein LOC105838973, whose translation MSFTSELDICGGVASQGIIVKPVFMENELQQCTLKGEDIGETQVVNEEAVVNTNGYSLDEVVDQTKSTMYFVQSLEGCDMVKFEESMDTVPLTEDSSIIEKWVCENVEEPVTKEHEESEEQEDDEETIATFVTAAGQQLALYSVEDSDEVFAVAVYNGESDEPPNNFQFLMKADVERLIGEGAVRTVKKPSQMKRRVFTAEPPTFYRKEESEEINDKISDCDTSVDCKKDVVQDENSIEHNYETYRNFSDFTKINSKFSDSVGTDVNNSDITYLMMDDNFVNAAEQPDESQNNLKLEDEFVEHSTVQYILLEADYQSDSELTFDEILTTLQNMKISRKKSFEMNDKRSNELQDDCSSIQQNLHESSIKVKRSSFSEDTDQCESPPSTIDRTSSLEADRQRLIDALTDSPSTATTNLPQTPLKVKRSRKQQLISVDRDDGEIIIQPASMMNEEITGKKRTVRRRQLSSQIRVAMANSKGIRQTKQDKKLKRRKVVEVIDLDVDEEEQQTRGANIVEITLDDNKDDKYSSDKENEIIMVRDSDSDDSSDDEEEEERDNEWQPGGSLTKFNNVIRCKYCSKNFRYRRTLKMHLLVCQKSPEKVLNLDKRKSVKDKENQSAKKEFTCKICQEKFDMVVALARHVRSAHSQRKKQKLSFSSAKTSSKSLRSVQRGMTSTEEEEESDEDETTKTDLSMLARVKRKRKQINYSLDTKKLNCADCGRWFPSTALLNAHSLQHGTKKSEQLRKCRICKKLIKSRLLFLRHLRMHNDTRHNSSSSSSTMLRRKLRARPSKVASPRKRGRPRKL comes from the exons ATGTCGTTTACCAGCGAGCTGGATATTTGTGGAGGGGTAGCGTCCCAAGGAATAATTGTGAAGCCTGTTTTTATGGAGAACGAACTGCAACAATGCACATTGAAGGGAGAAGACATTGGGGAAACTCAG GTTGTCAATGAGGAGGCAGTTGTGAATACGAACGGATATTCATTGGATGAAGTAGTTGACCAGACAAAGTCAACGATGTATTTCGTACAGAGCCTAGAGGGCTGTGATATGGTCAAATTTGAAGAGTCCATGGACACCGTTCCGCTGACGGAGGATTCGTCAATCATTGAGAAGTGGGTTTGCGAGAATGTCGAGGAACCTGTCACAAAG GAACATGAGGAATCCGAGGAGCAAGAGGATGACGAGGAGACAATCGCCACTTTTGTTACCGCGGCAGGACAACAGTTGGCTCTCTATTCCGTGGAAGACTCGGACGAAGTATTCGCTGTAGCTGTCTACAATGGCGAATCCGATGAACCTCCGAATAACTTTCAGTTTCTTATGAA AGCAGATGTGGAACGTCTGATAGGCGAGGGTGCCGTACGAACGGTCAAGAAACCGTCGCAGATGAAAAGACGAGTGTTTACCGCCGAACCACCAACGTTTTATCGCAAGGAGGAATCCGAAGAGATAAACGACAAGATTTCCGACTGCGATACATCAGTCGATTGTAAGAAGGACGTTGTACAGGACGAGAACAGTATAGAACACAATTATGAAACTTATCGAAACTTTAGCGactttactaaaattaattcgAAATTTAGTGATAGTGTTGGCACAGATGTCAACAACTCGGATATTACATATCTCATGATGGATGACAATTTTGTGAATGCTG CTGAGCAACCAGACGAAAGTCAAAATAATCTCAAATTAGAGGACGAGTTTGTGGAACATTCAACAGTGCAATATATCCTCCTAGAAGCTGATTATCAGTCAGATTCGGAGCTGACGTTTGATGAGATCTTGACGACGTTACAAAATATGAAGATTTCCCGTAAGAAATCTTTCGAAATGAATGACAAGAGATCTAACGAGTTGCAAGACGATTGCTCAAGTATTCAGCAAAATTTGCATGAATCTTCGATTAAGGTCAAACGTTCATCGTTCAGTGAGGACACAGATCAATGTGAGTCTCCGCCGTCGACGATTGACCGAACATCCAGTTTGGAGGCGGATCGGCAACGATTAATCGACGCATTGACTGATTCACCATCGACGGCAACAACGAACCTCCCACAGACGCCATTGAAGGTAAAGCGGTCACGCAAGCAGCAATTGATCTCAGTGGATCGGGATGACGGAGAGATCATCATTCAGCCCGCGTCGATGATGAACGAAGAGATAACTGGCAAGAAACGTACAGTCCGACGACGTCAGTTGTCGTCGCAGATACGCGTCGCCATGGCCAACTCAAAGGGGATTAGGCAAACGAAGCAAGATAAAAAACTGAAGCGGCGGAAG GTCGTAGAAGTAATTGATTTGGACGTCGATGAGGAAGAGCAGCAAACGAGAGGAGCAAACATAGTGGAAATCACTCTGGACGATAACAAGGACGATAAATATTCTAGCGACAAAGAGAACGAAATCATTATGGTGAGGGACTCTGACTCCGACGATAGCAGCGACGatgaggaggaagaggaaaggGATAACGAATGGCAGCCTGGTGGTAGTTTAACAAAGTTCAATAACGTGATACGTTGCAAATATTGTTCTAAGAACTTTCGGTACCGGCGTACTCTCAAAATGCACCTCTTGGTGTGCCAAAAATCGCCGGAGAAGGTTCTCAATCTTGACAAGAGAAAATCGGTAAAGGACAAGGAAAATCAAAGTGCCAAAAAGGAGTTTACCTGTAAGATTTGTCAGGAGAAATTTGATATGGTTGTTGCCCTGGCGCGTCACGTTCGCTCGGCGCATTCACAGAGAAAGAAGCAGAAGCTGAGCTTCTCTTCGGCAAA GACTTCGAGCAAATCCCTAAGATCAGTTCAAAGGGGAATGACTTCGacggaagaggaggaggaatcAGACGAAGACGAAACGACAAAGACAGATCTCAGTATGCTCGCCAGAGTGAAGAGAAAACGGAAACAGATTAATTACTCGTTGGATACGAAAAAACTCAATTGTGCGGACTGCGGCCGGTGGTTCCCAAGTACCGCTCTATTAAACGCGCATAGCTTGCAGCATGGCACTAAGAAATCAG AGCAACTACGCAAGTGCCGTATCTGCAAGAAGCTCATCAAGTCCAGATTGCTATTTCTGCGACACTTGCGAATGCACAACGATACACGGCACAACTCCAGCAGCTCTTCGTCCACAATGCTGCGGCGGAAACTGCGCGCCCGGCCAAGTAAAGTCGCATCACCTCGGAAACGGGGTCGACCGAGGAAACTTTGA
- the LOC105838968 gene encoding chromobox protein homolog 5 isoform X3, whose amino-acid sequence MGNKQRLHGRRRLSRKKSFVLRRKLLKLMNESNKTDTTNGTDNGSQFWRSNYHTLNVVNGSVNSALDSSIPIVKTEIDSCEDIETNEHLYADCADHLNEMNSRKQTIQADDRPLGFRRGLEADKILGSADDNGELMYLIQWKGTDAVDMVSAKEANAKCPQIVIQFYEDRITWSKAKIKV is encoded by the exons ATGGGAAATAAACAGCGTCTACACGGTCGACGTAGACTTTCTCGGAAAAAATCATTCGTTTTAAG GCGGAAGTTATTGAAGTTAATGAATGAATCAAATAAAACAGACACAACAAATGGTACTGATAATG GAAGCCAATTCTGGAGGTCAaattatcatacattaaaCGTTGTCAATGGTAGCGTGAATTCTGCATTAGATTCTTCTATTCCAATAG TCAAAACCGAGATAGATTCATGTGAAGATATCGAGACTAACGAACATTTGTACGCTGACTGCGCTGATCATCTCAACGAAATGAACAGTAGGAAACAGACAATACAGGCTGATGACAGACCATTGGGATTCAGAAGAGGGTTGGAAGCAGACAAGATCCTCGGCTCGGCGGATGATAACGGAGAGTTGATGTATTTGATACAATG GAAAGGAACAGACGCGGTTGACATGGTGTCCGCCAAGGAAGCCAATGCCAAGTGTCCTCAGAtcgttattcaattttatgagGATAGGATAACTTGGagtaaagcaaaaataaaagtctGA
- the LOC105838968 gene encoding uncharacterized protein LOC105838968 isoform X1, which yields MGNKQRLHGRRRLSRKKSFVLRRKLLKLMNESNKTDTTNGTDNGSQFWRSNYHTLNVVNGSVNSALDSSIPIAELLAWFSFSSFLFLVGLHLEKSNDTGATRYHFILCYSSNVKHGILSTTWTGISGYLKLAVFQDFYIKTEIDSCEDIETNEHLYADCADHLNEMNSRKQTIQADDRPLGFRRGLEADKILGSADDNGELMYLIQWKGTDAVDMVSAKEANAKCPQIVIQFYEDRITWSKAKIKV from the exons ATGGGAAATAAACAGCGTCTACACGGTCGACGTAGACTTTCTCGGAAAAAATCATTCGTTTTAAG GCGGAAGTTATTGAAGTTAATGAATGAATCAAATAAAACAGACACAACAAATGGTACTGATAATG GAAGCCAATTCTGGAGGTCAaattatcatacattaaaCGTTGTCAATGGTAGCGTGAATTCTGCATTAGATTCTTCTATTCCAATAG CTGAGCTTCTTGCATGGttctccttttcttcttttcttttccttgtCGGGCTGCATTTGGAAAAATCAAATGATACTGGTGCTACGAGGTATCATTTTATCCTTTGCTATTCATCGAATGTTAAACATGGGATACTTTCCACAACATGGACAGGAATTTCTGGCTATTTAAAGTTAGCTGTGTTCCAGGATTTTTATA TCAAAACCGAGATAGATTCATGTGAAGATATCGAGACTAACGAACATTTGTACGCTGACTGCGCTGATCATCTCAACGAAATGAACAGTAGGAAACAGACAATACAGGCTGATGACAGACCATTGGGATTCAGAAGAGGGTTGGAAGCAGACAAGATCCTCGGCTCGGCGGATGATAACGGAGAGTTGATGTATTTGATACAATG GAAAGGAACAGACGCGGTTGACATGGTGTCCGCCAAGGAAGCCAATGCCAAGTGTCCTCAGAtcgttattcaattttatgagGATAGGATAACTTGGagtaaagcaaaaataaaagtctGA
- the LOC105838968 gene encoding chromobox protein homolog 1 isoform X2, protein MNRDKLFFRSQLLDYFNLKKTATETHRLLFKVYGNKAPSERTCRAWFERFRNGNFNVRDKQRPGQPKRFENVQLQELLDENSSRSLVKLSKVLNVTPMAVSRRLHAMGKIYKEGKWLPRQKNVKTEIDSCEDIETNEHLYADCADHLNEMNSRKQTIQADDRPLGFRRGLEADKILGSADDNGELMYLIQWKGTDAVDMVSAKEANAKCPQIVIQFYEDRITWSKAKIKV, encoded by the exons ATGAACCGTGATAAGCTGTTTTTCCGAAGTCAGCTTCTTGACTACTTTAACCTCAAGAAAACTGCAACTGAAACACATCGCTTATTATTCAAAGTGTATGGTAATAAAGCTCCATCAGAAAGAACGTGTAGAGCTTGGTTTGAGCGCTTTCGAAACGGCAATTTTAATGTGAGAGACAAACAACGTCCCGGACAAccaaaaagatttgaaaatgtCCAGCTGCAAGAATTGCTCGATGAGAATTCATCTCGATCGCTTGTAAAGTTATCGAAAGTGTTAAATGTTACTCCAATGGCTGTCTCAAGACGCTTGCATGCCAtgggaaaaatttataaggaAGGAAAATGGCTACCACGGCAAAAAAATg TCAAAACCGAGATAGATTCATGTGAAGATATCGAGACTAACGAACATTTGTACGCTGACTGCGCTGATCATCTCAACGAAATGAACAGTAGGAAACAGACAATACAGGCTGATGACAGACCATTGGGATTCAGAAGAGGGTTGGAAGCAGACAAGATCCTCGGCTCGGCGGATGATAACGGAGAGTTGATGTATTTGATACAATG GAAAGGAACAGACGCGGTTGACATGGTGTCCGCCAAGGAAGCCAATGCCAAGTGTCCTCAGAtcgttattcaattttatgagGATAGGATAACTTGGagtaaagcaaaaataaaagtctGA
- the LOC105838970 gene encoding uncharacterized protein LOC105838970, translating into MSSWTERMHRRAATLGNVVTSCGHPSSEPPHPRRLEKVKFGAPLNEVCKNDIPGPLLVLILKLNKEAPHRKDIFRAPGHQGNMKKLVHFLQTGHLVNMDNFSVYTIASVLKKFLRKIPGGIFGKEAEQQLFAIIQLDSVEQQRDQIHRLITSMPIYTQRLLVLLFGTFRVVAVNCERAHTGMTSEALGVSVAPSFFHSCVSDGKTAKMEDVLRFKIATRITKFMIDNFGVSNLFGRDNYEYYARITGRILKVEEDWIFSFRYPPDTLVSRQLSLEAEKSWLQYECEKWGLKFNLECMSHQEESQSTPALIHVPETVNLASSLGMIPENTLLESYTRLSVSLEENGLFQMPSRSSSNGSQHSKRGMAGMTLEELRAVNRYAESTKSLSYLPQVHERQAARMRTRSEWFLTPIVATDSDPTAIHILRGSNRSSSGNIATGLSASAESVKRPSLRRTASREKQRWHRNSSRRNKENGTKGAGRSATAAAAAAVVTEASKSRSLETIKTVKIVRVMAADQQQQPQLMATEKMLASSQNEIFEEHASKETRVPSRASGDGVIGPQDCTEMDVKTFHVTLTYKPRI; encoded by the exons ATGAGCAGTTGGACAGAGAGAATGCATCGACGCGCTGCTACGTTAGGAAATGTTGTAACCAGTTGCGGACATCCCTCCTCAGAGCCTCCGCACCCAAGACGTCTGGAGAA gGTCAAGTTTGGTGCACCCTTGAACGAAGTATGCAAGAATGATATTCCTGGCCCATTACTG GTTCTTATATTGAAATTGAACAAGGAAGCTCCGCACAGAAAAGATATCTTTCGGGCGCCTGGCCATCAAGGTAACATGAAAAAACTAGTGCACTTCCTGCAGACCGGACACCTGGTTAACATGGACAATTTTAGCGTTTACACGATAGCCAGCGTTCTGAAGAAGTTCTTGCGTAAGATACCCGGTGGTATATTCGGCAAGGAAGCGGAGCAACAACTGTTTGCCATAATCCAACTAGATAGTGTAGAACAACAACGGGACCAGATACACAG ATTAATTACCTCGATGCCAATATACACTCAACGGTTACTGGTGCTGTTGTTTGGAACATTCAGAGTAGTAGCGGTGAATTGCGAGCGGGCGCACACGGGGATGACCAGTGAAGCTCTAGGGGTGTCCGTGGCACCGTCGTTTTTTCACAGTTGCGTCAGCGACGGCAAGACGGCCAAGATGGAGGATGTTCTCAGATTTAAG ATTGCCACACGTATTACCAAGTTTATGATAGACAATTTTGGCGTTTCTAATCTATTCGGAAGGGACAATTACGAGTATTATGCGCGCATAACTGGTCGGATATTGAAGGTGGAGGAAGATTGGATCTTCAGTTTCCGATATCCGCCAGATACTCTAGTATCga gACAACTGTCGCTGGAGGCCGAAAAGTCGTGGTTGCAATACGAATGCGAAAAATGGGGATTAAAGTTCAATTTAGAAT GTATGTCTCACCAAGAAGAGTCGCAATCAACTCCGGCATTGATTCACGTACCGGAAACTGTGAATCTCGCGTCTTCATTAGGCATGATCCCGGAGAACACCTTGCTAGAGAGTTATACGCGCCTCTCGGTTAGCTTAGAAGAAAACGGTTTGTTTCAG atgcCCAGTCGTTCATCGAGTAATGGCAGTCAGCATTCTAAGCGCGGAATGGCGGGGATGACGCTGGAGGAGCTTCGCGCGGTGAATCGTTACGCCGAGAGCACCAAGAGTCTTAGTTATCTCCCACAG GTTCACGAGAGGCAGGCCGCACGGATGCGAACTAGATCTGAATGGTTTCTCACGCCCATAGTTGCTACGGACAGCGATCCCACGGCGATACACATTTTACGTGGTTCCAATCGGTCTTCTTCTGGCAATATCG cCACGGGTTTGAGCGCCAGCGCGGAATCGGTGAAGCGGCCGAGTCTTCGAAGAACAGCTTCCAGGGAGAAGCAACGCTGGCATCGCAACTCGTCCCGTCGCAATAAGGAGAACGGTACTAAAGGAGCTGGCCGCTCGGCGACTGCAGCAGCGGCAGCGGCAGTAGTGACGGAGGCATCTAAATCGCGTTCCTTGGAGACAATTAAGACCGTGAAGATTGTGCGCGTAATGGCGGCCGATCAGCAACAGCAACCGCAGCTGATGGCAACCGAAAAGATGTTGGCCAGCAGTCAGAACGAGATCTTTGAGGAGCACGCGAGCAAGGAGACGCGCGTGCCATCGCGCGCCAGCGGTGACGGTGTCATCGGGCCGCAGGATTGCACGGAGATGGACGTGAAAACATTCCACGTCACTCTCACGTACAAGCCACGGatataa